A genome region from Sphingobium sp. CR2-8 includes the following:
- a CDS encoding DsbA family protein: MPVVKALTLATLPVIAAIAFSLTLAACGKSEEGAKPTGEPVAAVAAPAGTSWSETIADTPEGYFVMGNPSAKVKLVEYGSYTCSHCKDFSAEASEEIKKLVDTGKMSFEFRTYVRDPIDLTTALLARCGGKDIFYPLSEQFFANQAAMFEKVQGNEAALQGVEKLPPAQRPGAIAQVAGLIEYAQQRGISADQAKQCLADTASAERLAKGVEAANSQYQISGTPSFLINGVLVDNVANWALLQPKLKEAGL, encoded by the coding sequence TTGCCCGTCGTGAAAGCCCTGACTCTTGCCACCTTGCCCGTCATCGCCGCCATTGCCTTCAGCCTGACCCTCGCCGCCTGTGGCAAGAGCGAGGAAGGCGCCAAGCCGACCGGCGAACCCGTTGCCGCCGTTGCAGCGCCAGCGGGAACCAGCTGGTCCGAAACCATCGCCGATACGCCAGAAGGCTATTTCGTCATGGGCAATCCTTCGGCCAAGGTGAAGCTGGTCGAATATGGCTCCTACACGTGCAGCCATTGCAAGGACTTCTCCGCCGAAGCATCGGAAGAGATCAAGAAGCTGGTCGATACCGGCAAGATGAGCTTCGAATTCCGTACGTATGTGCGCGATCCCATCGACCTGACCACGGCGCTGCTGGCCCGCTGCGGTGGCAAGGACATCTTCTATCCCTTGTCCGAACAGTTTTTTGCCAATCAGGCGGCGATGTTCGAAAAGGTTCAGGGCAATGAAGCAGCCCTGCAGGGCGTGGAAAAGCTGCCCCCGGCCCAGCGCCCCGGCGCGATCGCACAGGTTGCGGGCCTGATCGAATATGCGCAGCAGCGTGGCATTTCCGCCGATCAGGCCAAACAGTGTCTGGCCGATACCGCCTCGGCCGAACGACTGGCCAAGGGTGTCGAGGCTGCCAACAGCCAGTATCAGATCAGCGGCACGCCCAGCTTCCTGATCAATGGCGTCCTGGTCGACAATGTCGCCAACTGGGCTCTGCTCCAGCCCAAGCTCAAGGAAGCGGGACTCTGA
- a CDS encoding thioredoxin domain-containing protein — translation MKKLLLPLALLAVPAALVAAPAANWVNRIMISPIGGHLLGNPAAPTKLVEYVSYTCSHCAHFVGEASAPLKADYVKGGKVSVEVRNAVRDKYDLTAALLARCGGPARFMGNHEALFANQTAWMPQIEAYDGSAAKPADQIPALKDIGQKTGLYALMNKRGFTNAQLDACVANPASMKQILAMTDDAWNKVKITGTPGFVVNGKLVEGSSWPILQAALPAPAR, via the coding sequence ATGAAGAAATTGCTCCTGCCGCTCGCCTTGCTTGCCGTTCCCGCCGCGCTGGTCGCCGCGCCCGCCGCCAACTGGGTGAACCGGATCATGATCTCGCCGATCGGCGGGCATCTGCTGGGCAATCCCGCTGCGCCGACCAAGCTGGTGGAATATGTCAGCTACACCTGTTCCCACTGCGCCCATTTCGTAGGCGAAGCGAGCGCGCCGCTGAAAGCGGACTATGTGAAGGGTGGCAAGGTCAGCGTCGAAGTTCGCAATGCGGTCCGCGACAAATATGACCTGACCGCCGCGCTGCTCGCCCGTTGCGGCGGGCCTGCCCGCTTCATGGGCAATCATGAGGCGCTGTTCGCCAACCAGACCGCCTGGATGCCGCAGATCGAAGCCTATGACGGCAGCGCGGCAAAACCCGCCGACCAGATTCCTGCGCTCAAGGATATCGGGCAGAAGACCGGCCTCTATGCGCTGATGAACAAGCGCGGCTTCACCAATGCCCAACTCGATGCCTGTGTCGCCAATCCAGCGTCGATGAAGCAGATCCTCGCCATGACGGACGACGCCTGGAACAAGGTGAAGATTACCGGCACGCCGGGCTTCGTCGTCAACGGCAAGCTGGTGGAAGGATCGAGCTGGCCGATCCTTCAGGCCGCATTGCCCGCGCCCGCGCGCTGA
- the cobU gene encoding bifunctional adenosylcobinamide kinase/adenosylcobinamide-phosphate guanylyltransferase has protein sequence MNHSLFVLGGARSGKSRFAQGRAEATGLTPLFVATAQAFDEEMRERIARHRDDRGTRWDMIEAPIDIAAVIDSHARPDRVILIDCLTLWTSNLLLGDHDIGVATKKLVNALSLASGPVILVANEVGLGIVPDNRLARRFRDHAGIVNQRVAAACAEVQFIAAGLPLALKQHQ, from the coding sequence ATGAACCACAGCCTATTCGTCTTGGGCGGTGCGCGCTCGGGCAAAAGCCGTTTCGCGCAGGGCCGAGCGGAAGCAACGGGCCTCACGCCCCTCTTCGTCGCAACCGCGCAAGCCTTTGACGAAGAGATGCGCGAGAGGATCGCCCGCCATCGCGACGACCGGGGGACGCGTTGGGATATGATTGAGGCGCCTATTGATATTGCCGCCGTGATCGACAGTCATGCGCGACCGGACAGGGTGATCCTGATCGATTGTCTGACGCTATGGACGTCCAATCTGCTGCTGGGCGATCATGATATAGGCGTCGCGACGAAAAAGCTGGTGAACGCCCTCTCGCTGGCAAGTGGCCCCGTCATCCTGGTGGCGAATGAAGTCGGACTTGGGATCGTGCCGGACAATCGTCTTGCCCGGCGGTTCCGCGACCACGCGGGTATCGTCAACCAGCGGGTCGCGGCGGCCTGTGCGGAGGTTCAGTTTATCGCCGCCGGTCTGCCGCTCGCCCTCAAACAGCACCAGTGA
- a CDS encoding inositol monophosphatase family protein: protein MPGDDAALRAVLSAVADAADHALTLWAGGDTRVRQWEKVPGHPVCEADLAVDVMLRERLSAIDPEAGWLSEETADTVHRLGVPRVWVVDPIDGTRDYLRGRPGWSVSVALVDNGAVTLGILAAPARNELWVAQRGKGATRNGQSLRAGSRDTLPGARVPADQLPRIDRDLVTVDKPNSIALRMAMVAADEADLVATVRWGNEWDVAAAALIVQEAGGVVTDALGDPLRYNRPQPTAFGLLCAAPGIHAAAVERLTPRAREILRQSPA from the coding sequence TTGCCGGGGGATGACGCCGCCTTGAGGGCGGTGCTATCCGCCGTCGCGGATGCGGCTGACCATGCGCTGACTCTTTGGGCCGGTGGCGACACGCGCGTGCGCCAGTGGGAAAAGGTGCCGGGCCATCCGGTGTGCGAAGCCGATCTGGCGGTCGACGTCATGCTGCGCGAGCGGCTGTCAGCCATCGACCCGGAGGCCGGCTGGCTGTCGGAGGAAACGGCGGACACGGTGCACCGGCTGGGCGTCCCGCGCGTCTGGGTCGTCGATCCGATCGACGGGACACGCGACTATCTGCGCGGTCGACCGGGCTGGTCGGTGTCGGTCGCCTTGGTGGATAATGGCGCGGTTACGCTCGGCATCCTTGCCGCACCCGCACGCAACGAATTGTGGGTGGCGCAGCGGGGCAAGGGCGCGACCCGGAACGGCCAGTCGTTGCGCGCTGGATCGCGCGATACACTGCCCGGTGCACGGGTGCCCGCCGATCAATTGCCGCGCATCGACCGCGATCTGGTGACGGTGGACAAGCCCAACAGCATCGCGCTCCGCATGGCGATGGTCGCCGCCGACGAAGCCGATCTGGTCGCCACGGTGCGCTGGGGCAACGAATGGGATGTCGCGGCGGCCGCGCTGATCGTGCAGGAAGCGGGCGGCGTTGTGACCGATGCTTTGGGCGATCCGTTGCGCTACAATCGGCCGCAGCCCACCGCCTTCGGGTTGCTGTGCGCCGCACCTGGCATTCATGCGGCGGCCGTAGAACGGCTTACGCCGCGCGCGCGGGAGATATTGCGCCAATCACCGGCATAA
- a CDS encoding threonine-phosphate decarboxylase, translated as MTDRWTWHGGGLTAARTHFGTGDQPWLDLSTGINPHAWPVPTTPIDWSHLPDERDLLALESAAARYFDVAPDHLCAVPGTEIGLRLVGTLLNGPTFHCTPSYRTHGEMLADSAPLSAATLDRADGATLILANPNNPDGRLLDHAALHDLLARRGQGWLLVDEAFADTLPDTSLAREVRADRHLILFRSFGKFFGLAGVRLGFVLGPPSFLRHVRDRLGAWPLSAPAIAIGAAAYADHAWIAAMRTRLVAEAAALDASLRRTGLNPTGACPLFRLLEVDDAHLLFEKLARRSILTRPFADNRRWLRIGLPPDLAACARLEQALAHG; from the coding sequence ATGACCGATCGCTGGACCTGGCATGGCGGCGGCCTGACTGCGGCCCGCACCCATTTCGGAACGGGCGATCAGCCATGGCTGGACCTGTCCACCGGGATCAATCCGCATGCCTGGCCTGTCCCAACCACGCCGATAGATTGGTCGCATTTGCCCGACGAACGCGATCTGCTCGCGCTGGAATCGGCTGCCGCGCGCTATTTCGACGTTGCGCCCGACCATCTTTGCGCCGTGCCGGGGACGGAAATCGGTTTGCGTCTGGTAGGCACCCTGCTGAACGGCCCGACTTTCCATTGCACGCCCAGCTATCGCACCCATGGCGAGATGCTGGCGGACAGCGCGCCGCTATCTGCCGCGACGCTCGACCGCGCGGACGGGGCGACGCTCATCCTTGCCAATCCGAACAATCCCGATGGCCGCCTGCTCGATCACGCGGCGCTTCACGATCTGCTCGCCCGCCGGGGTCAAGGCTGGCTGCTGGTCGATGAAGCCTTTGCCGACACTTTGCCGGATACCAGCCTGGCCCGAGAGGTCCGCGCGGACCGGCACCTCATCCTGTTCCGATCTTTCGGCAAATTTTTCGGTTTGGCCGGCGTGCGGCTCGGCTTCGTCCTTGGTCCGCCTTCCTTCCTGCGCCATGTGCGCGATCGGCTCGGCGCCTGGCCGCTTTCCGCGCCAGCCATCGCTATCGGCGCGGCTGCTTATGCGGATCATGCCTGGATCGCCGCCATGCGGACCCGCTTGGTGGCGGAGGCTGCCGCGCTGGACGCCAGCCTCCGCCGGACAGGATTGAACCCAACCGGCGCATGCCCGCTGTTCCGGCTGCTGGAGGTCGATGATGCGCATCTGCTGTTCGAAAAACTGGCGCGCCGGTCGATCTTGACCCGCCCCTTCGCCGACAACCGCCGCTGGCTGCGTATCGGCCTGCCTCCCGATCTGGCCGCTTGCGCGCGATTGGAGCAGGCGCTTGCCCATGGCTGA
- a CDS encoding DUF721 domain-containing protein, with amino-acid sequence MTERPATPKLKIRAIAPAERPRTGAPRAIADLMPDIGRAAFRKFGFVQSSIVTRWAEIAGAHYAAISAPESIRFPVGQKAGGTLQLTVLSGHGPMVQHMLPDIVERVNRFFGYAAVSKVAIRQGDIMPAKAERRPPPRNLKPIPVELGNSLRDIGDPELRAVLESLAQGLANSSGLPKIN; translated from the coding sequence ATGACGGAACGCCCGGCCACCCCTAAATTGAAGATTCGCGCCATCGCGCCTGCCGAACGTCCCCGGACGGGCGCGCCGCGTGCCATCGCCGACCTGATGCCGGACATCGGTCGCGCTGCGTTCCGCAAGTTCGGCTTCGTCCAATCCAGCATCGTCACCCGCTGGGCGGAGATTGCAGGCGCGCACTACGCGGCCATTTCCGCGCCCGAATCGATCCGCTTCCCTGTGGGGCAAAAGGCTGGCGGCACGCTGCAACTTACGGTTCTAAGCGGTCATGGGCCGATGGTGCAGCATATGCTGCCCGACATCGTCGAACGGGTGAACCGCTTCTTCGGCTACGCCGCCGTGTCGAAGGTCGCGATCCGCCAGGGCGATATCATGCCCGCCAAGGCCGAACGCCGCCCGCCGCCGCGCAACCTGAAACCCATTCCGGTCGAGCTGGGCAATTCGCTGCGCGATATCGGCGACCCCGAACTGCGCGCCGTGCTGGAATCGCTGGCGCAGGGCCTTGCCAACAGCAGCGGTTTGCCCAAGATCAACTGA
- the nudC gene encoding NAD(+) diphosphatase, whose product MHGTDPTKAVVPGFVGSHLDRVDHIRTNPALLADTFADPAARLLVLDGLEPVEVDGHLLLEPLKPEARVADHVLLGVDLDKRPIFARLITDLGPNMVPTPRSRAIAGLVPNEEVAMYGTARSLVHWHARHRYCSVCGGATQPEKAGWSRKCGACTAEHFPRTDPVVIMLAEHRGRILLGRQHAWPPGRYSALAGFVEPGETIEEAVARELFEEAGVRVHNVRYVMSQPWPFPSSLMIACVAEARDDALTLDRTEIEDAFWCDAQQARAAMAGDPGARFLAPPTMAVAWHLLDHWLAGVAP is encoded by the coding sequence ATGCACGGGACTGATCCCACCAAGGCTGTGGTGCCAGGCTTCGTCGGAAGCCATCTCGACCGGGTCGATCATATCCGCACGAACCCGGCGCTGTTGGCGGACACGTTCGCCGATCCGGCCGCGCGCCTGCTGGTGCTGGACGGGCTGGAGCCGGTGGAGGTGGACGGGCATCTGCTGCTGGAACCGCTGAAACCGGAAGCGCGGGTCGCGGATCATGTGCTGCTGGGCGTCGATCTGGACAAGCGGCCGATCTTCGCGCGGCTCATCACCGACCTTGGCCCCAATATGGTCCCGACCCCCCGCAGCCGCGCCATCGCCGGGCTGGTGCCGAACGAGGAGGTCGCCATGTACGGCACGGCGCGCAGCTTGGTCCATTGGCATGCCCGCCATCGCTATTGTTCGGTCTGCGGTGGCGCGACGCAGCCGGAAAAGGCAGGATGGTCGCGCAAATGTGGTGCCTGCACCGCCGAGCATTTCCCACGCACCGACCCGGTCGTCATCATGCTGGCCGAACATCGCGGACGCATATTGCTGGGACGCCAGCATGCCTGGCCACCCGGCCGCTATTCGGCGCTGGCAGGCTTTGTCGAGCCGGGCGAGACGATCGAGGAAGCCGTGGCGCGCGAACTGTTCGAGGAGGCTGGCGTGCGCGTCCATAATGTCCGCTATGTGATGAGCCAGCCCTGGCCCTTCCCGTCCTCCCTGATGATCGCCTGCGTCGCAGAAGCGCGGGACGACGCGCTGACGCTTGATCGAACCGAGATAGAAGATGCCTTCTGGTGCGACGCGCAGCAGGCACGCGCGGCGATGGCGGGCGATCCGGGTGCACGCTTCCTTGCGCCACCCACGATGGCCGTCGCCTGGCACCTGCTCGACCATTGGCTGGCGGGCGTTGCCCCATAG
- the cbiB gene encoding adenosylcobinamide-phosphate synthase CbiB, translating into MAEPVALFALMLDAAIGWPAWLYARVGHPVGAFARLINGCEHRWNRPAFGARRLRWFGMTTVLLLLLMSAGPAFLVQHAIDFLPDTIAWLLLALLAFPALAQRSLHDHVAAVESALRGGDLGHARHAVGMIVGRDTAELDEAGVARAAIESLSESFCDGIAAPFFWLLLLGLPGVWAYKAINTADSLIGHKEDRWRAFGWAAARMDDGLNLIPARLGGVILCLAGGGGWRIMARDARNHASPNAGWTEAAMAGALGLRLAGPVAYDGVVHAKPWIGDGRASANSDDIRRALRLYRRACLILWLVAALSLVRIMP; encoded by the coding sequence ATGGCTGAGCCGGTGGCGCTGTTCGCACTGATGCTCGATGCCGCGATCGGCTGGCCCGCCTGGCTCTATGCGCGCGTGGGTCATCCGGTCGGCGCTTTCGCCCGCCTCATCAATGGCTGCGAGCATCGCTGGAACCGACCGGCCTTCGGCGCGCGCCGTCTGCGCTGGTTCGGCATGACCACGGTGCTGCTTCTGCTGCTGATGTCGGCCGGTCCTGCCTTTCTGGTGCAACATGCCATCGATTTCCTGCCCGACACAATAGCCTGGCTGCTTCTCGCCCTGCTTGCCTTCCCCGCCCTGGCCCAACGCAGCCTGCACGATCATGTCGCCGCCGTCGAAAGCGCGCTGCGTGGCGGCGACCTTGGCCACGCCCGCCATGCGGTTGGGATGATCGTGGGCCGCGACACCGCCGAACTCGACGAAGCAGGAGTCGCGCGCGCCGCGATCGAAAGTCTGTCCGAAAGCTTTTGCGACGGTATCGCCGCGCCTTTTTTCTGGCTGCTGCTGCTCGGCCTGCCGGGCGTGTGGGCCTATAAGGCAATCAACACCGCCGACAGCCTGATCGGCCATAAGGAGGATCGCTGGCGCGCCTTCGGCTGGGCGGCGGCCCGGATGGACGATGGGCTGAATCTGATACCGGCGCGATTGGGCGGCGTCATCCTGTGTCTCGCAGGCGGCGGTGGCTGGCGGATCATGGCGCGCGACGCGCGCAACCACGCCTCGCCCAATGCCGGCTGGACCGAAGCGGCCATGGCTGGCGCGCTCGGCCTGCGCCTTGCTGGGCCGGTCGCCTATGATGGGGTGGTCCATGCAAAGCCATGGATCGGCGACGGTCGCGCCAGCGCGAACTCCGACGATATTCGTCGCGCGCTGCGCCTCTATCGCCGCGCCTGCCTCATCCTGTGGCTGGTCGCAGCCCTTTCTCTCGTCAGGATCATGCCATGA
- a CDS encoding TldD/PmbA family protein, with translation MLSLEEAQSRAQDLVGAARKAGADAADAIYACNASTNVSVRLGALEDVERSEGEEIGLRVFIGQRSASISASDMNPATLSTLVDRCIAMAREAPEDPYAGLAPEERLLRKRPPALDLTDTEEPEPAALRERALIAEEAARSVPGITNSEGGGAANGRSQVALATSHGFVGAYAGTSHSTWASVLAGTGADMQRDHASHSVRHLEDLDDAEAVGIRAGQRAVARLNPVKVESGVMPVIFDPRIGSSLIGHLIGGIVGPAIARRSSFLLDSLGAALFDAGITIIDDPLLLRGMRSRPFDGEGLPVAPRALIDKGVLTGWLMDSASARQLGLEPTGHASRGGSGAPGASITNVHMEAGEISPGDLMADVKRGLYVTELIGMGVNAVTGDYSRGAAGFLIENGAVAHAVSEITIASNLKDMFRALTPASDLHFRYAMNVPTLRVDGMTVAGG, from the coding sequence ATGCTCAGCCTAGAAGAAGCCCAATCGCGCGCGCAGGATCTGGTCGGCGCGGCGCGCAAGGCCGGGGCGGATGCCGCCGATGCCATCTATGCCTGCAATGCTTCGACCAACGTGTCCGTGCGGTTGGGCGCGCTGGAGGATGTCGAGCGGTCAGAGGGCGAAGAGATCGGCCTGCGCGTCTTCATCGGCCAGCGGTCCGCCAGCATTTCCGCGTCGGATATGAACCCCGCGACTTTGTCCACTCTGGTCGATCGCTGCATCGCCATGGCACGTGAAGCGCCCGAAGACCCCTATGCGGGGCTGGCGCCGGAGGAGCGGTTGCTCCGGAAGCGGCCGCCAGCGCTGGACCTGACCGACACGGAGGAACCAGAACCCGCCGCTCTGCGGGAAAGGGCGCTGATCGCGGAAGAAGCCGCGCGCAGCGTACCCGGCATCACGAACAGCGAAGGCGGTGGCGCGGCGAACGGCCGCAGCCAGGTGGCGCTGGCGACCAGTCACGGCTTTGTCGGCGCCTATGCCGGGACCAGCCATTCGACGTGGGCCAGCGTCCTGGCGGGTACGGGCGCGGATATGCAGCGCGACCATGCCAGCCATAGCGTCCGCCATCTGGAAGATCTGGACGATGCCGAAGCGGTCGGTATCCGCGCCGGCCAGCGGGCCGTCGCGCGGCTCAATCCCGTGAAGGTCGAGAGCGGCGTCATGCCGGTGATCTTCGATCCGCGTATCGGCTCCAGCCTGATTGGCCATCTGATCGGCGGGATCGTCGGCCCGGCGATCGCGCGCCGGTCCAGCTTCCTGCTGGATTCGCTGGGCGCGGCGCTGTTCGATGCAGGCATCACCATCATCGACGATCCGTTGCTGCTGCGCGGGATGCGGTCGCGTCCGTTCGACGGCGAAGGCCTGCCAGTGGCGCCGCGGGCATTGATCGACAAGGGCGTGCTGACCGGATGGCTGATGGACAGCGCTTCGGCGCGCCAACTGGGGCTGGAACCCACCGGCCATGCCAGCCGCGGCGGCAGCGGCGCGCCAGGGGCCAGCATCACCAACGTCCATATGGAAGCGGGCGAGATATCGCCGGGCGACCTGATGGCGGACGTGAAGCGCGGCCTGTATGTCACCGAACTGATCGGCATGGGCGTCAACGCCGTCACCGGCGACTATAGCCGGGGGGCGGCGGGGTTCCTGATCGAAAATGGCGCGGTGGCGCATGCCGTGTCCGAAATCACCATCGCCAGCAATTTGAAGGATATGTTCCGCGCGCTGACACCCGCGAGCGACCTGCATTTCCGCTATGCCATGAACGTGCCCACGCTGCGCGTCGATGGGATGACCGTTGCCGGGGGATGA
- a CDS encoding A/G-specific adenine glycosylase, whose amino-acid sequence MRVEGRDIKIAGDLLAHYDMHARRLPWRAPPGSNAADPYRVWLSEVMLQQTTVAAVGPYYAKFLARWPTVEDLAASEDADLMAAWAGLGYYARARNLLACARAVAGEHGGVFPDTEDGLRALPGVGAYTAAAVAAIAFGQRAVVVDANVERVVARLFAIAIPLPAARAAIRAAADRITPDTRAGDFAQAMMDLGATICTARNPACGICPLREDCAAVLTADPAAFPVKAPKKARPHRTGHCWWIERDGHVWLVRRPDKGLLGGMRALPSSDWGDAPDPTPPVPAAWTRIDEPVAHVFTHFSLALRVHHAHVGPNATPEGAGEWWPVDRIGAAGLPTLFARAADAVKKERKGDARD is encoded by the coding sequence ATGCGCGTCGAGGGTAGAGACATAAAAATAGCGGGCGACCTGCTGGCCCATTACGACATGCATGCCCGCCGCCTGCCCTGGCGCGCGCCACCGGGCAGCAATGCCGCCGATCCCTATCGGGTCTGGCTGTCCGAAGTGATGTTGCAGCAGACAACGGTGGCGGCCGTTGGTCCCTATTATGCGAAATTCCTGGCGCGCTGGCCCACGGTCGAGGATCTGGCCGCAAGCGAAGACGCCGACCTGATGGCCGCCTGGGCCGGGCTTGGCTATTATGCCCGCGCCCGCAACCTGCTGGCCTGCGCGCGGGCGGTGGCGGGCGAGCATGGCGGCGTCTTCCCGGATACGGAGGACGGGCTGCGCGCGCTGCCGGGCGTGGGCGCCTATACCGCCGCTGCCGTCGCCGCGATCGCCTTTGGACAGCGTGCCGTGGTGGTGGACGCCAATGTCGAGCGGGTGGTGGCGCGCCTGTTCGCGATCGCCATCCCTCTGCCCGCCGCGCGCGCCGCGATTCGCGCCGCTGCCGATCGCATCACCCCGGACACCCGCGCCGGGGATTTCGCGCAGGCGATGATGGATCTGGGCGCGACCATCTGCACCGCCCGCAATCCGGCTTGCGGCATCTGCCCCTTGCGGGAGGATTGCGCCGCCGTCCTGACCGCCGATCCGGCCGCTTTCCCGGTCAAGGCCCCGAAGAAAGCGCGCCCACACCGGACCGGCCATTGCTGGTGGATCGAGCGGGACGGGCATGTCTGGCTGGTCCGCCGCCCCGACAAGGGCTTGCTGGGCGGGATGCGGGCGCTGCCCAGTTCCGACTGGGGCGACGCGCCCGACCCGACGCCGCCTGTCCCCGCCGCCTGGACGCGCATCGATGAGCCGGTCGCCCATGTCTTCACTCATTTCTCACTGGCGCTGCGGGTCCACCATGCCCATGTGGGACCGAACGCTACGCCGGAGGGTGCGGGCGAATGGTGGCCTGTCGACCGGATCGGTGCGGCGGGACTGCCGACATTGTTCGCCCGGGCGGCCGACGCGGTGAAGAAGGAGAGGAAAGGCGATGCACGGGACTGA